From the genome of Pelosinus fermentans DSM 17108:
GAGAGCAAATATGAAATCCTACCAATGATATGAAACTAGGTGCGAAGAGTCATTCTTCGCACCTAGTTTCTGTCATTGCGAGCAGGGTGAAGCAATCCCCTGCTTGGAGATTGCTTCACTCTGTTCGCAATGACAAAACTTATACTTTCTATTTTTTATAAGTAATAGAAAGTATAAGTTTTGTAAGGGAAACACATAAGATTCTACGAACCACAAAGGCACAATGCCGCTAACGCAGCACACAAAGGGGAACACAAAAAGATCACTAAAACCCTTTGCGTCCTTTGCGTCTTTGCGGTTCAAAAGGCTTTATTACATCTACTTTCTTCAAGGCATCCAGCCCCTCCAATTGATACGATTATAATTTACTACCATATCGGTTTTTCCATGATCTAAGAACGCAATCATCTCATTGACTAATAACTTGGGAGCTTTAGGTATGGCATCGATGGTATCTCCTGCTATGTGGGAGGTTAACGTTACATTTTCCAGTTTTAAAAGGGGATGATCCTCGGGGAGGGGCTCCTGCCAGAACACATCTAATGCTGCACCTGCAATCTTCTTTTCCTGCAGGACCTTAATAATAGCATCTTCATCTAAAATGCCCGCCCGTGCTGTATTAATCAGGTAAGAGCTCGGTTTCATGAGAGAAAGCAATTTTAGATTTACCAATTTTTCCGTTTCATCCGTTAATCGAATATGTAATGATACAATATCCGCTTCTTGAAACAATTCCGTGAGAGAAACTAAGTCAATCGGAATGCCTTCTTGCTCCAACTGCTCTTTTGTAATGTAAGGGTCATGAGCAATCACCTGAATCCCCAGATTGCTCATTTTCTTTGCAACTAACTTTCCAATAGCACCTAATCCTAATAGACCAATCTTCTTTTCTAAAAGAACAGTACTAAAGGTACTATTCGGAAATGCCTTAAGCCATAATCCTTTCTTGATGGCTTCATGACTCCGTGTTATA
Proteins encoded in this window:
- a CDS encoding 2-hydroxyacid dehydrogenase; the protein is MKIVVVGDTLVSADYMEEQAKRLFPGIDKEIVKFDWEVTTKKEFQKIIFDLEKNGSRARPLSEPIMKELERAEIFLGHFAPLSEETLDNAKQLKLIATCRGGVEHIDVEAATKRNIPVVHVIRNAEPVAEFTLGLILNECRNITRSHEAIKKGLWLKAFPNSTFSTVLLEKKIGLLGLGAIGKLVAKKMSNLGIQVIAHDPYITKEQLEQEGIPIDLVSLTELFQEADIVSLHIRLTDETEKLVNLKLLSLMKPSSYLINTARAGILDEDAIIKVLQEKKIAGAALDVFWQEPLPEDHPLLKLENVTLTSHIAGDTIDAIPKAPKLLVNEMIAFLDHGKTDMVVNYNRINWRGWMP